Proteins from a single region of Akkermansiaceae bacterium:
- a CDS encoding GNAT family N-acetyltransferase, with translation MPDEIQIRDAVPADAPTIAEIHVESWQAAYAGILPDGHLAALSVEKHTAFWERELAGRGSITLVSVRGGSITGWVSGGGSRDDDGAATSEIHAIYVSPDCWGGGSGKKLMEAMEGHFPSGSPTTLWVLEQNQRGIGFYQRLGFTADGASKKIRIGGAEVAEIRLRKEWTPREIWQRMAEP, from the coding sequence ATGCCGGATGAAATCCAGATACGCGACGCCGTTCCCGCCGATGCACCGACCATCGCGGAGATCCACGTTGAATCGTGGCAGGCTGCGTATGCCGGAATCCTGCCGGATGGACACCTTGCCGCTCTCTCCGTCGAAAAACACACCGCGTTCTGGGAACGCGAGCTCGCCGGACGCGGAAGTATCACACTGGTATCCGTTCGGGGAGGATCGATCACCGGCTGGGTTTCCGGTGGCGGCAGCCGCGATGACGATGGGGCGGCGACATCCGAGATCCACGCCATCTATGTCTCCCCTGATTGCTGGGGCGGCGGCAGCGGAAAGAAATTGATGGAGGCCATGGAGGGCCATTTCCCCTCCGGATCTCCCACCACACTGTGGGTGCTGGAACAGAATCAACGAGGGATCGGTTTCTACCAACGGCTGGGCTTCACGGCAGATGGCGCATCGAAGAAAATCCGAATCGGCGGGGCTGAGGTGGCGGAGATCCGCCTGCGGAAGGAATGGACTCCACGGGAAATTTGGCAAAGGATGGCAGAACCATGA
- a CDS encoding FAD-dependent oxidoreductase, translating to MIRSLRTIPFLAALIAAAHAQDTIKADVCVYGATPAGINAAIAAKQEGASVILIEPSRWVGGILGAGIKTKQDCPEPRAVGGLTQSKIFTFGNFPSLLRRDFEAWLKAENIEIVREHRVKSTTKEGAKITTLTLENAPPDKEGIPIPEALPGSPEKQIQAKVFIDASYEGDLMAKAGVSYSVGREAASEFNEEPAGVGKQTNWTPIDPYVKPGDPTSGVLPLVDADHGKPLGAADDYTQAYNYRFYVTDDPEARAEFGVPEGYDAAQFELVGRFVEHLKKQHAADPKKLDERLSAIFPGWMNSGEYNYQRNSLVTMAPLNLSRFYQDGDYATKSKVWRQHRDYLAGLHHFMSTDPRVPQEFREKTAKLGLKLETHPDTNGWPNQLYVRISRRMDAPYKLSHKDVLNKTDEKDAVGLALYGVDTYPPRRYVAKHPESGEIGVATEGNMFIGGPKGTGHPYPVPYRSITPKAEQCENLLVPVCFSATYIAYASARMEPVFAVLGESSGVAAAQAVKAGQKVQEVDVPKLQARLKERGQVLAWEPK from the coding sequence ATGATCCGATCCCTACGAACCATCCCTTTCCTCGCGGCGCTCATCGCCGCCGCCCACGCCCAGGACACCATCAAGGCTGATGTCTGCGTCTATGGCGCGACGCCCGCCGGCATCAACGCGGCCATCGCGGCCAAGCAGGAAGGCGCGAGCGTCATCCTCATCGAGCCGTCCCGCTGGGTCGGAGGCATCCTCGGCGCGGGCATCAAGACGAAGCAGGACTGTCCGGAACCGAGGGCCGTCGGCGGCCTCACGCAGTCGAAGATTTTCACCTTCGGGAATTTCCCCAGCCTGCTGCGCCGCGATTTCGAGGCATGGCTGAAGGCGGAGAACATCGAGATCGTCCGCGAGCACCGGGTGAAATCCACCACCAAGGAAGGAGCGAAAATCACGACGCTCACGCTGGAGAACGCCCCGCCCGACAAGGAAGGCATCCCGATCCCGGAAGCGCTCCCCGGTTCCCCTGAAAAGCAGATCCAGGCGAAGGTTTTCATCGATGCATCCTATGAAGGCGACCTGATGGCAAAGGCCGGGGTTTCCTACTCCGTGGGCCGCGAAGCCGCCTCCGAGTTCAACGAGGAACCGGCGGGCGTGGGCAAGCAGACCAACTGGACCCCCATCGATCCCTACGTGAAACCCGGCGATCCCACCAGCGGCGTGCTGCCACTGGTCGATGCCGATCATGGCAAGCCGCTGGGTGCTGCGGACGACTACACGCAAGCCTACAACTACCGGTTCTACGTCACCGATGATCCCGAAGCGCGCGCGGAGTTCGGCGTCCCGGAGGGATATGACGCGGCGCAGTTCGAGCTGGTGGGACGCTTTGTGGAGCACCTGAAGAAGCAGCACGCCGCTGATCCGAAGAAGCTCGACGAGAGGCTTTCCGCGATCTTCCCCGGCTGGATGAACTCCGGCGAATACAACTACCAGCGCAACTCGCTGGTGACGATGGCTCCGCTGAACCTCTCCCGCTTCTATCAGGATGGCGACTACGCCACCAAATCCAAGGTCTGGAGGCAGCACCGCGACTACCTCGCCGGACTGCACCACTTCATGTCCACCGACCCGCGCGTTCCGCAGGAGTTCCGGGAGAAAACCGCGAAGCTGGGACTGAAGCTGGAAACGCACCCGGACACCAACGGCTGGCCGAACCAACTGTATGTCCGCATCAGCCGCCGGATGGACGCTCCCTACAAACTTTCCCACAAGGACGTGCTCAACAAGACGGACGAGAAGGATGCCGTCGGCCTCGCCCTCTACGGCGTGGACACCTACCCGCCGCGCCGCTACGTGGCGAAGCACCCGGAGAGCGGAGAGATCGGCGTCGCCACCGAGGGCAATATGTTCATCGGCGGACCGAAAGGCACCGGGCATCCTTATCCGGTTCCCTACCGCTCGATCACGCCGAAGGCGGAGCAATGTGAGAACCTGCTGGTCCCCGTCTGCTTCAGCGCCACGTACATCGCCTACGCCTCCGCGCGGATGGAGCCGGTCTTCGCCGTCCTGGGCGAGTCCTCCGGCGTCGCCGCGGCCCAGGCGGTCAAGGCCGGACAGAAGGTGCAGGAAGTGGATGTCCCGAAACTCCAGGCACGCCTGAAGGAGCGCGGGCAGGTGCTGGCGTGGGAGCCGAAGTAA